The following proteins are co-located in the Vigna unguiculata cultivar IT97K-499-35 chromosome 9, ASM411807v1, whole genome shotgun sequence genome:
- the LOC114163296 gene encoding uncharacterized protein LOC114163296 has protein sequence MKVKRQQWILKDYYAYFHSELIVLEDNLATDFLFASIVHEDHWWCYIVNFQEKLFVLDSVGHSNKNRKTIDNAVAHNLKLLFGMLMKCLDDDQPKFEVQCDITLIQPNLYDCGVIVLKVMELWDGHKKYDGNSMPHYTNKELQQIRQQYIWDWILDVDNIHKHDFLQYYDVFVKS, from the exons ATGAAGGTTAAGAGACAACAATGGATATTGAAAGACTACTATGCTTACTTTCATTCAGAACTGATAGTGTTGGAGGATAATTTGGCTACTGATTTT TTGTTTGCCTCGATTGTGCATGAGGATCATTGGTGGTGTTACATTGTTAATTTTCAAGAGAAGTTGTTTGTGTTGGATTCAGTTGGGCATTCAAACAAAAACCGTAAAACAATAGACAACGCTGTT GCTCATAATTTGAAATTGCTTTTTGGGATGTTGATGAAATGTTTAGATGATGACCAACCAAAATTTGAAGTTCAATGCGACATAACTCTGATTCAACCCAACTT ATATGATTGTGGTGTTATTGTTCTTAAAGTGATGGAGTTGTGGGATGGTCATAAGAAATATGATGGCAATAGCATGCCTCATTACACCAAT AAAGAACTACAACAGATAAGACAACAATACATTTGGGATTGGATTCTAGATGTTGACAACATCCACAAGCATGACTTCCTTCAATACTACGACGTATTTGTTAAAAGTTAG